A region of uncultured Carboxylicivirga sp. DNA encodes the following proteins:
- the typA gene encoding translational GTPase TypA, which translates to MQEIRNVAIIAHVDHGKTTLVDKMLMAGKLFKDHQEMGELIMDNNDLERERGITILSKNVSVMWNGVKINIIDTPGHSDFGGEVERVLNMADGVLLLVDAFEGPMPQTRFVLQKAIALGLKPIVVINKVDKPNCRPEEVHESVFDLMFSLDATEEQLDFPSVYGSAKENWMSTDWKEKTDNIHAIFDAIIEHIPAPEYNKGTPQLQITSLDHSKYLGRIAIGRLHRGDLKVNQDVSLVKRDGSITRTRIKELNVFDGLGRTKVDQVSCGELCALVGIEGFDIGDTIADFENPEPLEPIAIDEPTMSMLFTINNSPFFGKEGKLVTSRHIKDRLTKELEKNLALRVEDTESADAWNVYGRGVLHLSVLIETMRREGYELQVGQPRVIIKEDMGEKLEPIEDLTIDLPEEHSGKAIEMVTQRRGELKIMEKKGERVHLEFNIPSRGIIGLRSNMLTATQGEAIMAHRFIEFQPWKGSIEKRINGSLIVIESGTSIAYGMDKLQDRGKFFIEPGEDVYMGQVVGENNREGDLTINVTKAKKMSNMRSSGADDKVKLAPPIKFTLEEALEYIQGDEYVEVTPKSIRLRKILLFEHERKRASKQEA; encoded by the coding sequence ATGCAAGAGATTAGAAATGTAGCCATTATCGCGCACGTTGACCACGGTAAGACCACACTGGTAGACAAGATGTTAATGGCAGGAAAGCTGTTTAAGGATCACCAGGAAATGGGTGAACTTATCATGGACAACAACGACCTTGAACGTGAGCGAGGCATCACCATTCTGTCGAAAAACGTGTCCGTTATGTGGAACGGTGTCAAAATCAATATCATTGATACACCGGGACACAGTGATTTTGGAGGAGAAGTTGAGCGTGTATTAAACATGGCCGACGGAGTTCTTTTGCTTGTGGATGCCTTTGAAGGACCAATGCCACAAACAAGATTTGTGCTACAGAAAGCTATTGCATTGGGATTAAAGCCTATTGTTGTAATCAATAAGGTTGATAAACCAAACTGTCGCCCGGAAGAAGTTCACGAATCAGTATTTGATTTAATGTTTTCTTTAGATGCTACTGAAGAACAGCTTGATTTTCCATCTGTTTACGGTTCAGCAAAAGAAAACTGGATGAGTACCGACTGGAAAGAAAAAACAGATAACATTCATGCTATCTTCGATGCTATCATCGAGCACATTCCTGCACCAGAGTACAATAAAGGAACACCTCAGTTACAGATTACATCTTTAGACCACTCAAAATACCTGGGTCGAATTGCCATTGGTCGTTTACACCGCGGTGATTTAAAAGTGAACCAGGATGTTAGTTTGGTTAAACGCGACGGCAGCATTACCCGTACACGCATTAAAGAATTAAATGTATTTGATGGTCTTGGACGAACTAAAGTTGACCAGGTTTCATGCGGTGAGTTATGTGCTTTAGTTGGTATCGAAGGATTTGATATCGGTGACACAATTGCTGATTTCGAAAATCCGGAACCATTGGAACCAATAGCCATTGACGAACCAACCATGAGTATGTTGTTCACGATTAACAACTCACCTTTCTTTGGAAAAGAAGGTAAATTGGTTACTTCACGTCATATCAAAGATCGTCTGACAAAAGAATTGGAGAAAAACCTGGCTTTACGTGTTGAGGACACAGAATCGGCTGATGCTTGGAACGTTTACGGTCGCGGGGTTCTTCATTTGTCAGTATTGATTGAAACAATGCGTCGTGAAGGTTATGAACTACAGGTTGGCCAGCCTCGTGTAATCATCAAGGAAGACATGGGTGAAAAGCTGGAGCCAATCGAAGATTTAACAATCGATTTACCTGAAGAACATTCTGGTAAAGCCATTGAAATGGTTACTCAACGAAGAGGTGAACTTAAAATAATGGAGAAAAAAGGCGAACGTGTTCACCTTGAATTCAATATTCCATCACGTGGTATCATTGGATTAAGAAGTAACATGTTGACTGCCACTCAGGGTGAAGCTATTATGGCCCACCGTTTTATTGAGTTCCAACCATGGAAAGGATCGATCGAAAAACGTATCAATGGTTCGTTGATCGTAATCGAATCCGGTACTTCTATTGCTTACGGTATGGACAAACTTCAGGATCGCGGTAAGTTTTTTATTGAGCCGGGTGAAGATGTTTACATGGGTCAGGTTGTAGGTGAAAATAACCGTGAAGGAGACCTTACAATAAACGTTACCAAAGCAAAGAAAATGAGTAACATGCGATCTTCAGGTGCGGATGACAAAGTGAAACTTGCTCCTCCGATTAAATTCACCCTTGAAGAAGCATTGGAATATATTCAGGGCGACGAATATGTGGAAGTTACGCCAAAATCTATTAGATTGCGTAAAATTTTACTATTCGAACACGAGCGTAAACGCGCTTCGAAACAAGAAGCATAA
- a CDS encoding TatD family hydrolase produces the protein MIYIDFHTHQINKEADVKSIYNLPLTKIPADFSEQYLSSGIHPWYINDNINNQFRTIKLNINHPNVIAIGECGLDKLKGPDLAIQTEVFKQHISWSEEFEIPLIIHCVKAYTEIIKLRKDLKPKQTWIFHGFNSSVETLNQAIKTGFYFSFSPAIINHSKTHNSFLNSPINRIFLETDDTDFNIKELYKKAAELKEINIDEFKEKIRDNFKLILHI, from the coding sequence ATGATCTATATCGATTTCCATACACACCAAATCAATAAAGAGGCAGATGTTAAATCCATCTATAATTTGCCTCTCACAAAAATACCTGCTGATTTTTCAGAACAATACCTCTCAAGTGGGATACATCCATGGTATATTAATGACAACATCAACAATCAGTTTCGCACAATTAAATTAAATATCAATCATCCAAATGTAATAGCCATTGGTGAATGCGGCCTTGACAAATTGAAAGGTCCCGACCTGGCAATTCAGACTGAAGTATTCAAACAACACATCAGCTGGTCTGAAGAATTCGAGATACCCCTCATTATCCATTGTGTGAAGGCATATACCGAAATTATTAAACTCCGCAAGGATTTAAAACCTAAACAGACATGGATTTTTCATGGATTCAATAGTTCAGTAGAAACACTGAATCAAGCTATTAAAACAGGCTTTTACTTTTCTTTTAGCCCGGCCATAATCAACCATTCAAAAACCCATAATTCATTTCTTAATTCGCCAATAAATCGTATTTTTTTAGAAACCGATGATACGGATTTCAATATTAAAGAGCTGTATAAAAAAGCAGCTGAACTAAAAGAAATCAATATTGATGAATTTAAAGAAAAGATTAGAGACAATTTCAAACTTATATTACACATATAA
- a CDS encoding ThuA domain-containing protein yields the protein MKLIILLFTCLFATYSNAQDTIDAMLITSDRKQPVKEFYELFENIPQLRFSEVKQPKANEDIEHGLANNFDILIFYDLNDSITPKQKAAYRNLLISGKPMLFLHHTLVSYQDWPEFTKIIGGKYFRDHPQRGPSTFQHNINISVEVDKTKHQIINNLNNFIIHDETYSNCFILPDVTPLLTTSTPNNITNVAWIHNVEKSEVIYIQFGHDENAFTHPEYQKLIKQSINYLVKINK from the coding sequence ATGAAATTGATTATACTACTTTTCACCTGCCTATTCGCAACGTATTCAAACGCTCAGGATACGATCGATGCCATGTTGATTACCAGCGACAGAAAGCAACCTGTTAAAGAATTTTATGAGCTATTTGAAAACATACCTCAACTAAGATTCTCTGAAGTAAAACAACCCAAAGCGAATGAAGATATTGAGCATGGTTTGGCAAACAACTTCGACATTTTAATCTTTTATGACTTAAATGATTCAATTACACCAAAACAAAAAGCAGCTTATAGGAATTTACTTATATCTGGTAAACCAATGCTATTTCTTCATCACACCTTAGTATCATATCAGGATTGGCCGGAGTTTACGAAAATTATTGGAGGAAAATATTTTAGAGATCACCCTCAAAGGGGCCCATCCACTTTTCAGCACAATATTAATATTTCAGTTGAAGTAGATAAAACTAAACACCAAATTATAAATAATTTAAACAACTTCATAATTCACGACGAAACCTATAGCAATTGTTTCATTCTGCCTGATGTTACTCCTCTGTTGACGACATCAACACCAAACAATATAACCAATGTGGCATGGATTCATAACGTTGAAAAATCTGAGGTGATTTATATTCAGTTCGGACATGATGAAAATGCGTTTACCCATCCCGAATATCAAAAACTCATCAAACAAAGCATTAATTACCTTGTGAAAATTAATAAGTAA
- a CDS encoding sulfite exporter TauE/SafE family protein → MLQTVFNPLNTSLNTWLITLFCAFLIGISKSGLKGTAMISIPLLAYLYGGKASVGIILPFLIMGDLMALSFYFKSGKISYIIKLVPWAIIGILIATYVGNQINDQQFKLTIAIAIIVCLALLLYNEIRKKKINLIDNKAFSASLGLTGGFATMMGNAAGPIFNLYLLSMRLPKEAYIGTGAWFYLFLNIFKVPFHVVSWHTISWKSLQLNVIMFPALLIGSFIGKKVVSYIPEKEYRYLVYTVIFLSAILLFFK, encoded by the coding sequence ATGCTTCAAACTGTCTTTAATCCACTAAACACATCGCTAAACACCTGGTTGATAACTCTCTTTTGTGCATTTCTGATTGGAATATCCAAAAGTGGCTTAAAAGGAACTGCCATGATTTCTATTCCGCTTCTGGCTTATCTTTATGGTGGGAAGGCTTCGGTTGGCATCATCCTACCCTTTTTGATTATGGGCGATCTGATGGCTTTGAGTTTTTATTTCAAAAGCGGAAAAATTAGTTATATCATCAAACTGGTTCCCTGGGCCATCATCGGAATATTAATTGCAACTTACGTTGGAAATCAAATTAATGATCAACAATTTAAACTGACAATTGCCATTGCCATTATCGTATGTCTGGCATTACTACTCTATAATGAAATCCGCAAGAAGAAAATAAATCTGATTGACAACAAGGCTTTTAGTGCATCACTTGGGCTAACAGGTGGATTTGCAACCATGATGGGCAACGCAGCCGGACCGATCTTTAATCTGTATCTTCTTTCAATGCGCTTACCAAAAGAAGCTTATATAGGCACCGGAGCCTGGTTCTACTTATTCTTGAATATATTTAAAGTGCCATTTCATGTGGTAAGCTGGCACACTATCAGCTGGAAAAGCCTGCAATTGAATGTTATCATGTTTCCAGCATTACTTATCGGCTCATTTATTGGTAAAAAAGTGGTAAGTTACATCCCCGAAAAAGAATATCGTTATCTGGTATACACTGTAATTTTCTTATCAGCCATTTTACTATTCTTTAAATAA
- a CDS encoding branched-chain amino acid aminotransferase, whose amino-acid sequence MNNIDWANLSFSYMKADYNVRCYYRDGKWGELEVHSSEYVNIHMAATGLHYGQEAFEGLKAFKGKDGKTRIFRIEENAKRMYNSAIGVMMAAVPEKMFIDAVVKAVELNSRFIPPYESGASLYIRPLLFGSGPKIGVSPSNEYLFMVFVMPVGPYFKEGFKPTDMMITRKYDRAAPLGTGHIKVGGNYAASLRAGDEAHAKGYSAALYLDSREKKYLDECGPANFFGIKDNTYVTPESKSILPSITNMSLIQLAKDMGLKVERRPVPLEELSTFEEAGACGTAAVISPIAKIDDIDEGRSYIFSTDGNPGKISLELYNKLRGIQYGDEPDTHGWITVID is encoded by the coding sequence ATGAATAATATTGATTGGGCAAATCTTTCATTCAGCTACATGAAGGCTGACTATAATGTTAGATGTTATTACCGCGATGGTAAATGGGGAGAATTAGAAGTACATTCTTCTGAGTACGTCAATATTCATATGGCTGCTACGGGTCTGCATTACGGTCAGGAGGCATTTGAAGGATTAAAGGCTTTCAAAGGTAAAGACGGTAAGACACGTATTTTCAGAATTGAAGAAAACGCCAAAAGAATGTATAATTCTGCAATTGGTGTAATGATGGCTGCTGTCCCTGAGAAAATGTTTATCGATGCTGTTGTAAAAGCTGTTGAGTTGAACTCACGTTTTATTCCTCCATACGAGTCAGGAGCATCACTTTATATCCGTCCTTTACTTTTTGGTTCGGGACCAAAGATCGGAGTTTCACCTTCGAATGAGTATCTGTTTATGGTATTTGTAATGCCTGTAGGACCCTATTTTAAAGAAGGATTTAAACCTACTGACATGATGATTACCCGCAAATATGATCGCGCTGCTCCACTTGGAACAGGTCATATTAAAGTTGGGGGTAACTATGCTGCCAGTTTACGAGCTGGAGACGAAGCTCATGCAAAAGGTTATTCAGCAGCACTATATCTTGATAGTAGAGAAAAGAAATATCTTGATGAATGTGGTCCTGCTAACTTTTTTGGAATTAAAGATAATACATACGTTACGCCAGAATCTAAGTCCATTCTGCCATCAATCACCAATATGAGTCTGATTCAATTGGCAAAAGATATGGGATTAAAAGTTGAACGCCGACCTGTTCCATTGGAAGAGTTATCTACATTCGAAGAGGCAGGTGCCTGCGGAACGGCAGCTGTAATAAGCCCTATTGCTAAAATTGATGATATCGACGAAGGTCGATCATACATTTTCAGCACTGATGGCAATCCAGGTAAGATTAGCCTTGAACTATACAATAAATTGCGTGGAATCCAATACGGTGATGAGCCCGATACTCACGGATGGATTACTGTTATAGATTAG
- a CDS encoding 3-deoxy-7-phosphoheptulonate synthase: MTELRIENVNIVAEQPIIKPNDLKALFPLTENIIETVEKGQQTVKNILHKTDKRLLVVVGPCSIHNVESAKEYAQKLKALADELGDALYLVMRVYFEKPRTTVGWQGLINDPYLNDSYAIEDGLKMARELLCYVAEIGLPAAGEALDLITPQYMQDLFSWTAIGARTTESQTHRNMASGLTSVVGFKNGTNGDIKIALNARMSAAAPHNFLSVDPDGNVAVVQTAGNPNSHIILRGGKEPNYSAQHVAEYEKKLEKEGLEPRLMIDCSHANSNKNAKNQQLVCEDIAQQIINGNHSIIGMMVESNLKFGKQNIPVDLSKLEYGVSITDECIGWEQTEAMLRKLREDIKDLLPNR, translated from the coding sequence ATGACCGAATTAAGAATTGAAAATGTCAACATTGTTGCAGAGCAACCTATCATCAAACCAAATGATTTAAAGGCTTTGTTTCCGTTGACAGAGAACATTATTGAAACCGTTGAGAAAGGTCAACAAACTGTTAAGAACATTCTGCATAAAACAGACAAACGTTTGTTGGTTGTTGTAGGACCATGTTCTATTCACAATGTTGAATCAGCCAAAGAGTATGCCCAAAAGCTGAAAGCATTAGCCGATGAATTGGGAGATGCACTTTATCTGGTAATGCGTGTTTATTTTGAAAAACCACGAACAACTGTAGGCTGGCAGGGGCTGATTAATGATCCCTATCTCAATGATAGTTACGCCATCGAGGACGGTTTAAAAATGGCTCGCGAACTTCTTTGTTACGTAGCTGAAATAGGCCTGCCTGCAGCAGGAGAAGCACTGGATTTAATAACGCCGCAGTACATGCAGGATTTATTTTCCTGGACAGCCATTGGGGCTCGTACCACAGAGTCGCAGACGCACCGGAATATGGCCAGTGGATTAACATCTGTTGTTGGTTTCAAGAACGGCACAAACGGAGATATAAAAATAGCCCTGAATGCACGAATGTCAGCAGCAGCTCCACATAATTTTCTGAGTGTAGATCCTGACGGCAATGTGGCTGTTGTTCAGACGGCGGGCAATCCTAATTCACATATTATTCTTCGTGGTGGTAAAGAGCCCAATTACTCTGCCCAACATGTTGCAGAGTACGAAAAGAAATTGGAAAAAGAAGGTCTTGAACCGCGACTGATGATTGATTGCAGCCATGCCAACAGTAATAAAAATGCTAAAAACCAACAATTGGTTTGCGAGGACATTGCTCAGCAGATCATTAACGGTAATCACTCTATTATTGGGATGATGGTTGAAAGTAATCTGAAATTTGGAAAACAGAATATACCTGTTGATTTATCCAAGTTGGAATATGGTGTTTCCATTACAGATGAATGCATTGGTTGGGAACAAACAGAAGCAATGCTTCGAAAATTGCGAGAGGATATAAAAGATTTATTACCCAACCGGTAA
- a CDS encoding DUF2807 domain-containing protein gives MKAVVFITFLIFLISCTTEDCECVSNSEIVVGKGEILTKTFDVDDFTSVSVLSFTDIKIETGKEKTVTISGQKNIMELLDVEVSSKNLDLTFSDHFDIRPTEDLKAVITMPDAIEAFSFVGLAEIELTGEAQTDLAVNITGSANFNSLDLPVNIVVMNWVGEGSAKVWSIEQLILNCTGVFDIKYKGEPTITNNSVGTVTVGPIS, from the coding sequence ATGAAAGCTGTTGTTTTTATAACTTTTTTGATTTTTTTAATTTCTTGTACTACAGAGGATTGTGAATGTGTTTCCAATTCTGAAATAGTTGTGGGTAAAGGAGAGATATTAACAAAAACGTTTGATGTTGATGACTTTACCTCTGTTTCGGTTTTATCATTTACCGATATCAAAATAGAAACAGGCAAAGAAAAAACTGTTACAATCAGTGGACAGAAGAATATTATGGAATTGTTGGATGTAGAAGTCAGTTCTAAAAATCTGGACCTTACTTTTTCTGATCATTTTGATATTCGTCCAACCGAGGATTTGAAGGCTGTTATTACAATGCCAGATGCAATAGAGGCGTTCTCATTTGTGGGTCTTGCAGAAATTGAATTAACGGGCGAAGCTCAGACGGATCTTGCGGTAAATATTACGGGTTCGGCAAATTTTAATTCACTGGATTTACCTGTAAATATAGTCGTAATGAATTGGGTTGGAGAGGGAAGTGCTAAGGTATGGTCAATTGAACAATTAATATTGAATTGTACAGGAGTATTTGATATTAAATATAAAGGAGAACCAACTATTACCAATAACTCGGTTGGTACAGTAACAGTTGGTCCAATATCTTAA
- a CDS encoding membrane dipeptidase, with protein sequence MNHKNNLLIALVLLMTITSSKPVSKKSLSIHNKAITIDTHCDTPMKFVNKGFDIGKIHEAPDSRVDLPRMQSGGLDAIFFALFTSQRPRTEENYQQAYDLVNQMIDSTYSSLEIYANQAELATNSKDAERISKEGKKAIYLGMENGFPLKKDIKRVQEFYDKGVRYITLSHTSNNDVCDSSTDKAGAEHNGLSDFGIEVVKEMNRLGMLIDVSHISDKSFFDVMKITKTPVIASHSSVRSICNHPRNMSDEMIKKLADNGGVIQICILGAYIEEEDTTSINYIKHQELKAKYNNYNYKNDDERKAAWKEWDLIDKNYPPVLPDIAKAVDHIDYVVNLVGVDHVGIGSDFDGGGGLSDCQDVSDFPKITEELLKRGYSKEDIYKIWGGNFLRVFKQVEEYAAVN encoded by the coding sequence ATGAATCACAAAAACAACCTATTAATTGCACTCGTTTTATTAATGACAATTACATCAAGTAAACCTGTAAGTAAAAAAAGCTTATCAATTCATAACAAGGCGATAACCATAGATACGCATTGCGATACACCCATGAAGTTTGTCAACAAAGGTTTTGACATTGGAAAAATACATGAAGCTCCGGATAGCAGGGTTGATCTCCCACGTATGCAAAGTGGTGGATTGGATGCCATTTTCTTTGCCCTTTTCACAAGTCAACGCCCAAGGACAGAAGAGAATTATCAGCAGGCCTACGATTTAGTAAATCAAATGATCGATTCAACATATTCGTCCCTTGAAATATATGCCAATCAGGCCGAATTAGCCACCAATAGCAAGGATGCAGAACGTATTTCAAAAGAGGGTAAAAAAGCCATTTATTTAGGCATGGAAAACGGTTTTCCTCTAAAAAAAGATATCAAAAGAGTTCAGGAATTCTATGACAAAGGTGTCAGATACATAACCCTATCACATACTAGTAATAATGATGTATGTGATTCATCAACAGATAAGGCTGGTGCGGAACACAATGGCTTAAGTGATTTTGGAATAGAAGTAGTGAAAGAAATGAACCGTTTAGGTATGTTGATTGATGTTTCTCATATTTCGGATAAATCATTTTTTGATGTGATGAAAATAACCAAAACACCCGTTATAGCATCTCATTCCTCTGTACGTTCAATTTGCAATCACCCCCGAAACATGAGCGATGAAATGATTAAAAAGTTGGCTGATAATGGCGGGGTAATTCAAATCTGCATACTGGGAGCCTATATCGAAGAAGAAGATACAACCAGCATTAATTATATCAAGCATCAGGAGTTAAAAGCAAAATATAATAACTACAACTATAAAAATGATGACGAACGAAAGGCAGCTTGGAAAGAATGGGATCTAATAGATAAAAATTATCCTCCTGTTTTACCGGATATAGCTAAAGCTGTAGACCATATCGATTATGTTGTAAATCTGGTAGGTGTTGATCATGTTGGAATAGGATCCGATTTTGATGGTGGCGGTGGCCTATCCGATTGCCAGGATGTATCTGACTTTCCAAAGATCACCGAAGAATTACTCAAGAGAGGTTATTCAAAAGAAGATATTTATAAAATATGGGGTGGTAACTTTTTAAGAGTATTCAAACAAGTAGAAGAATATGCTGCTGTAAATTAA
- a CDS encoding DUF6567 family protein yields the protein MKTIIFSFAFMLLLSSCAVHSGMITGNASLNDANFQIIGLGVGQAKTTQVFGLGGLKKDALTLEAKRNLYENHPLQPGQALANVTVDFKRSCFPIVTTTQAIVSAEIVDFNNTNMNISEVKYDKIIDETKSDDWVILLVNNNSYKAKILDKNDPKSVVLFENDKGNYKIKKVANSSLYYPKDFSSEFKINDEVLFYKGNSKQIGKIIASNSKGSIIEYYEINSKKAFIQCSYKKMMKN from the coding sequence ATGAAAACTATCATTTTCAGTTTTGCATTTATGCTTTTGCTCAGTTCTTGTGCTGTTCATTCAGGAATGATAACAGGGAACGCTTCCCTAAATGACGCTAATTTTCAAATTATCGGATTGGGAGTTGGTCAGGCTAAAACCACTCAGGTATTTGGACTCGGAGGTCTTAAAAAAGACGCTTTAACATTGGAGGCTAAACGAAATTTATATGAAAACCATCCACTTCAACCCGGTCAGGCCTTGGCGAATGTTACAGTTGATTTTAAGCGATCATGTTTTCCAATTGTTACCACAACACAAGCTATTGTATCAGCAGAAATTGTTGATTTTAATAATACAAACATGAATATCTCAGAAGTTAAATACGATAAAATAATTGACGAAACAAAGTCAGACGACTGGGTAATTCTGTTGGTGAATAATAATAGTTACAAGGCAAAAATATTAGATAAAAATGATCCTAAATCGGTTGTTCTATTTGAGAATGATAAAGGTAATTACAAAATAAAAAAAGTGGCAAACAGTAGCTTATATTATCCTAAAGACTTTTCCAGTGAATTTAAAATAAATGATGAAGTACTATTCTATAAAGGAAACAGCAAACAGATTGGAAAAATAATTGCAAGCAATTCAAAAGGATCGATCATTGAATATTATGAAATTAATTCTAAAAAAGCCTTTATTCAATGCTCCTATAAAAAAATGATGAAAAATTAA
- a CDS encoding methyl-accepting chemotaxis protein, whose product MERRYRFTLKSRLLLYTLVSFTLIYGFTLTYISVSLRSKASKDSEEIINAKVAEYRNLIQSDLNQVMKATITVRDIYEQYEQFDESYRTEVLDEIILGWLKKNPNYLSTWQAWELRAIEDGYNLRNGRDRLVNFRLNGKITVSKERVDVNNNILTSQYYQSRENNQLELWDPYYDIVTPELAGILMTTIAAPIQKNGQFIGLVGVDIGLTDMEKIISDFNLYEGSNSFFLANDSRIVGHTNKEWIGEMFFDVMKQDTASFKDAILTTHQLKGKNFEYYNDATGQDYYVSMSPVKLDGVDKAWTIGVEVPLKVIMAKANEIMYWSLLIGVLGLILLYIVVYWMASVIAKPIKKSAQVARSLANGNLSFHLSNDYTKDDEIGDLQKALFDMADNLRKILHDIVESTNEIEDSSNELTSSSTQLSAGASNQAASSEEISSSMEEMVATIQQNSENSEETRKIAEKASAGMKAGFESTQKAGEAMHVISEKIMVIEEIAKQTNILALNAAVEAARAGEQGKGFSVVATEVKKLAERSQKAAYEIIELTRNGVDITEKSGKELEAIIPDIETTSMLVQEISASSFEQKSGAEQVNRAIQELNDVTQQNSAAASVFSNSAEQLTQLAAKLKTAVSYFK is encoded by the coding sequence GTGGAGAGAAGATACAGATTTACCCTGAAATCAAGGCTTTTGTTGTATACCTTGGTTTCGTTTACCTTGATTTATGGCTTTACGCTAACGTACATTAGTGTAAGTTTAAGATCAAAGGCAAGTAAAGATTCAGAGGAGATTATTAATGCAAAGGTGGCAGAATACCGTAACTTGATTCAAAGTGATTTGAATCAGGTGATGAAAGCTACAATCACTGTTCGAGACATCTATGAACAATATGAGCAATTTGATGAGAGCTATCGTACAGAGGTCTTAGATGAAATTATATTGGGTTGGCTTAAAAAGAATCCTAATTACCTTTCAACATGGCAGGCCTGGGAGTTAAGAGCCATTGAAGACGGTTATAATTTACGAAATGGTAGAGATCGTCTTGTCAACTTCCGCTTGAATGGAAAGATCACTGTTTCAAAAGAAAGGGTTGATGTCAATAATAACATTTTAACTAGTCAGTATTATCAATCAAGAGAGAATAATCAACTTGAGTTATGGGATCCTTATTACGATATAGTTACACCAGAACTGGCTGGTATCCTAATGACAACTATAGCTGCACCCATTCAAAAGAATGGACAGTTTATAGGATTGGTTGGTGTTGATATAGGACTTACTGATATGGAAAAAATCATTTCTGATTTTAATCTGTATGAAGGATCAAATTCATTTTTCCTGGCTAATGATTCACGAATTGTTGGACATACCAATAAAGAGTGGATTGGAGAAATGTTTTTTGATGTGATGAAACAAGATACTGCTTCGTTTAAGGATGCTATCTTAACCACACATCAATTAAAAGGCAAAAACTTTGAATACTATAACGATGCTACCGGACAGGATTATTATGTTTCAATGTCGCCGGTTAAGTTGGATGGAGTTGATAAAGCCTGGACAATTGGAGTTGAAGTGCCGCTTAAGGTGATTATGGCAAAAGCCAATGAAATAATGTATTGGAGTCTTTTAATTGGTGTGCTTGGGTTAATTCTTCTTTATATTGTGGTATACTGGATGGCAAGTGTAATCGCAAAACCAATTAAAAAGAGTGCTCAAGTCGCACGAAGTCTGGCAAATGGTAATTTAAGTTTTCATCTTTCAAACGATTATACAAAGGACGATGAGATTGGAGATTTGCAAAAGGCTCTTTTTGATATGGCTGATAATCTCAGGAAGATCCTACATGATATAGTTGAAAGCACAAATGAAATAGAAGATTCGAGTAACGAACTTACATCTTCATCTACTCAGCTTTCAGCAGGAGCATCCAATCAGGCAGCTTCCTCTGAGGAAATTTCTTCATCGATGGAAGAGATGGTAGCTACAATTCAGCAAAACAGTGAAAACTCAGAAGAGACGAGAAAAATTGCTGAGAAGGCCTCTGCTGGCATGAAAGCGGGTTTTGAATCGACTCAAAAAGCAGGAGAAGCCATGCACGTTATTTCTGAAAAAATAATGGTGATCGAAGAAATTGCAAAACAAACCAATATTCTGGCCTTGAATGCAGCAGTAGAGGCAGCACGTGCTGGTGAACAAGGTAAAGGATTTTCGGTTGTGGCTACTGAGGTTAAAAAGTTGGCTGAGAGATCTCAAAAGGCAGCTTATGAAATCATTGAATTAACCAGAAATGGTGTAGATATTACTGAGAAATCGGGAAAAGAGTTGGAAGCTATTATACCGGATATTGAAACGACTTCGATGTTGGTACAAGAAATTTCTGCATCAAGCTTTGAGCAAAAAAGTGGTGCTGAACAGGTGAATAGAGCTATTCAGGAATTAAATGATGTTACTCAGCAAAATTCTGCCGCTGCAAGTGTTTTCTCAAACAGTGCAGAGCAATTGACTCAATTGGCTGCCAAACTTAAAACAGCAGTTTCGTACTTTAAGTAA